One Vigna unguiculata cultivar IT97K-499-35 chromosome 11, ASM411807v1, whole genome shotgun sequence DNA window includes the following coding sequences:
- the LOC114169073 gene encoding putative pentatricopeptide repeat-containing protein At3g08820, protein MNTTMNMNVASELKKCLVSGCRSLQKVKQCHCRLLRLGLNHDTFLINTLLRTSLNLRATQYATVVFAQTPHPNIFLYNAVIRGLVSNDAFHDAVSLYASMRQRSTVVPDNFTFPFVLKACARLKNTHLGLTLHSLVIKTGFERDVFVNTGLVCFYSKNGFLSHARGVFDEIPDKNVVSWTAIICGYIEFGYCEEAVGLFRGLLEMGVRPDNFTLVRVLYACSRTGDLASGRWIDGYMRENGFCGNVFVATSLVDMYTKCGSMEEAQRVFDGMVERDVVCWSALIQGYAANGMPKKALEVFFEMQKENVRPDCYAMVGFLSACARLGALELGDWARGLVDGDEFLCNPVLGTALIDFYAKCGSVGRAVEVFKSMRRKDRVVFNAVISGLAMCGHVGAAFGVFSQMGKVGMQPDGNTFVGLLCGCTHAGLVDDGRRYFSHMSCVFDVTPTIEHYGCMVDLLARAGLLVEARDLIKSMPMKANAIVWGALLGGCRLHKDTQLAEQVLMQLIELEPWNSGHYVLLSNIYSASRRWDEAEKIRSSLSEKGMQKLPGCSWVEVDGVVHEFRVGDTSHPLTHKIYEKLESLFKDLREAGYSPTTEFVLFDVEEEEKEYFLGCHSEKLAVAFALISTSVKDVIRVVKNLRVCGDCHEAIKLVSKVTEREIVIRDNNRFHHFSEGSCSCRDYW, encoded by the coding sequence ATGAACACGACCATGAACATGAACGTGGCCTCGGAGCTAAAGAAGTGTTTGGTTTCTGGCTGTCGGTCGTTGCAGAAAGTGAAGCAATGCCATTGTCGCCTTCTCCGACTTGGTCTCAACCACGACACCTTTCTCATCAACACCCTCTTGCGCACTTCCCTCAACCTCCGCGCCACGCAATACGCCACCGTCGTTTTCGCCCAAACGCCGCACCCCAACATCTTCCTCTACAACGCAGTCATCCGCGGCCTCGTCTCCAACGATGCCTTTCACGACGCCGTTTCGCTATACGCTTCTATGCGCCAGCGCAGCACCGTTGTCCCCGACAACTTCACCTTCCCCTTCGTCCTCAAAGCCTGCGCCAGGCTCAAAAACACCCACCTGGGTCTCACCCTTCACTCTCTCGTTATCAAAACCGGGTTCGAAAGGGACGTGTTTGTTAACACCGGCCTCGTTTGTTTCTACTCCAAAAACGGGTTTTTGAGTCATGCTCGCGGGGTGTTTGATGAAATTCCTGACAAGAATGTTGTGTCTTGGACTGCCATCATTTGTGGGTACATTGAGTTTGGTTATTGTGAGGAGGCTGTTGGGTTGTTTAGAGGATTGCTGGAAATGGGTGTGAGGCCGGATAATTTTACGTTGGTTCGGGTTTTATATGCGTGTTCGAGAACGGGGGACTTGGCTAGTGGACGGTGGATTGATGGGTATATGAGGGAGAATGGGTTTTGTGGGAATGTGTTTGTGGCAACCTCTTTGGTTGATATGTACACGAAGTGCGGGAGTATGGAGGAAGCACAGAGAGTGTTTGATGGGATGGTGGAGAGGGATGTTGTGTGTTGGAGTGCCTTGATTCAGGGGTATGCTGCTAATGGGATGCCAAAGAAAGCGCTTGAGGTGTTTTTCGAGATGCAGAAGGAGAATGTGAGGCCGGATTGTTATGCCATGGTGGGGTTTCTTTCTGCATGTGCGAGGCTGGGGGCGTTGGAGTTGGGGGATTGGGCTAGGGGTTTGGTAGATGGCGATGAGTTCCTGTGTAATCCTGTGTTGGGTACTGCATTGATTGACTTCTATGCCAAATGTGGAAGTGTGGGGCGGGCAGTGGAGGTTTTTAAGAGTATGAGGAGGAAGGATCGTGTGGTGTTCAATGCTGTTATTTCTGGGCTGGCTATGTGTGGACATGTTGGGGCTGCCTTTGGGGTGTTCAGCCAAATGGGAAAGGTTGGAATGCAGCCTGATGGGAACACTTTTGTTGGTTTGCTCTGTGGGTGTACTCATGCTGGTTTGGTTGATGATGGTCGGCGTTATTTTAGTCACATGAGTTGTGTTTTTGATGTGACTCCTACTATAGAGCATTATGGATGCATGGTGGATCTTTTGGCTCGTGCAGGTTTGTTGGTTGAGGCACGGGATTTGATCAAGAGTATGCCGATGAAGGCGAATGCTATTGTTTGGGGAGCACTGTTGGGAGGATGTAGGTTACACAAGGATACCCAATTGGCTGAACAAGTGTTGATGCAGCTCATTGAGTTAGAACCGTGGAATTCAGGACATTATGTTCTCTTATCGAATATATATTCAGCGAGCCGTCGATGGGATGAAGCAGAAAAAATCAGGTCAAGTTTGAGTGAGAAAGGGATGCAGAAATTACCTGGGTGTAGTTGGGTTGAAGTTGATGGGGTTGTTCACGAATTCCGTGTAGGAGACACTTCCCATCCTTTAACACACAAGATATATGAAAAACTTGAAAGTTTATTTAAGGACTTGAGAGAAGCTGGCTATAGTCCAACCACTGAGTTTGTGCTCTTTGATGTAgaagaggaggagaaggagtACTTCCTGGGCTGTCATAGTGAGAAGTTAGCAGTTGCGTTTGCACTGATCAGTACCAGTGTCAAAGATGTGATTCGTGTTGTTAAAAACCTTCGTGTATGCGGTGATTGTCATGAAGCTATAAAACTTGTTTCAAAAGTTACAGAGAGAGAGATTGTTATTAGAGATAATAATAGATTTCATCATTTCAGTGAAGGATCATGCTCTTGTCGGGattattggtaa
- the LOC114168744 gene encoding uncharacterized protein LOC114168744: protein MDLPVIDLSPCLSGKWDPHLCAEVSRTLRETGALLVQDPRCTVQDNDRFIDMMERYFSQPHHFKLLHERPHLHYQVGVTPERVEVPRSLVDEEMQEKLKAMPKEHQPHTPVGPDLKWRYFWRIGPRPSITRFQELNAEPVIPEGFSEWKETMDSWGYKMIAAIEVVAEMAAIGFGLPKDAFTSLMKLGPHLLAPTGSDLEKYGQEGTVFAGYHYDLNFLTIHGRSRFPGLNIWLRNGQKVEVKVPIGCLLIQTGKQIEWLTGGDCIAGMHEVVATKRTVDAITLAQEQNRSLWRVSSTLFAHIASDAVLKPLGHFAELPLASKYPPMCAGEYVEQELAVINLKGNN from the exons ATGGATCTTCCCGTCATAGATCTCTCTCCCTGTCTCTCCGGCAAGTGGGACCCACACCTCTGTGCCGAGGTCAGCCGCACGCTCAGGGAGACCGGCGCGTTGCTCGTGCAGGATCCTCGCTGCACCGTTCAAGACAACGATCGCTTCATTGACATGATGGAACGCTACTTCTCCCAACCCCACCACTTCAAACTCCTCCATGAGAGACCCCACTTGCATTACCAG GTTGGGGTTACACCAGAGAGAGTTGAAGTTCCAAGAAGCTTGGTTGATGAAGAGATGCAAGAAAAACTAAAAGCAATGCCTAAAGAACACCAGCCTCACACTCCTGTTGGGCCAGATCTCAAATGGCGATACTTTTGGAGGATCGGTCCTCGACCCTCAATTACCCGTTTTCAG GAACTGAATGCTGAGCCAGTAATACCAGAAGGTTTCTCTGAATGGAAAGAAACTATGGATTCTTGGGGATACAAAATGATAGCAGCAATTGAA GTTGTTGCTGAAATGGCAGCTATTGGATTTGGTCTTCCAAAGGATGCATTCACTTCTCTTATGAAGCTG GGCCCACACCTGTTAGCTCCAACCGGTAGTGACCTTGAAAAATATGGCCAGGAGGGAACAGTTTTTGCAGGATATCACTATGATCTTAACTTCCTAACTATTCATGGTAGAAGCAGATTTCCTGGTTTAAACATCTGGTTAAGAAATGGACAAAAAGTTGAAGTAAAGGTTCCAATAGGATGTCTTCTTATTCAGACAGGAAAACAG ATAGAGTGGTTAACCGGAGGGGATTGCATAGCTGGCATGCATGAAGTTGTTGCCACAAAGAGGACAGTTGATGCAATTACTTTAGCACAAGAGCAGAATCGTAGCTTATGGAGAGTCTCTTCAACG TTGTTTGCTCACATAGCATCAGATGCAGTTCTGAAGCCATTGGGACATTTTGCAGAGTTGCCACTTGCAAGCAAATATCCACCTATGTGTGCAGGAGAATATGTTGAACAAGAGCTTGCAGTGATCAATCTCAAGGGAAACAACTGA